The following are from one region of the Penaeus chinensis breed Huanghai No. 1 chromosome 32, ASM1920278v2, whole genome shotgun sequence genome:
- the LOC125042631 gene encoding uncharacterized protein LOC125042631: MRVDWKMFPMKLHYILRYAGTGPLMPFLPVIARQKGVSDHLVGIIWTVMPFFSLLVKTSAGALADYLRAHRAVFLTSLIIMTAALTGIYWSPAIDPEEHPIANATWDAPGTSGDRPPPWDAVRDTDVEGTSVGLCGGNTSECPGASLTRVELPASELATRYEFWFLFFWLLLQFCGYVVVLDLQEAVCFQMLGDAPHRYGQQRLWGTISYGLAAVAGGALVDWYSKDQDEKDYWPAHVMVALFLALDVLVVARLRFSVTDKKISRADVHEVFRRPSVMLTVLTTVVLGLSCGMIGTFHFLLVEDVAAAWDPEFSHLKLLQGLMLGVQCLVAEVPCLFLAGWLIKKIGYVNAFLLSLSTFCLRLCLYAAVTNPWWFLPIELLHGVSYAVAFAGVASYANSVTPEGAEATMQAIFGGVFFGGTGVGGLVGGWLFHIVGGWRAFLFVGVGNGVYAMLYLAAHLAVRRLWPARPPPPQGGKNYDETRSTEEPAREQQLLLNAAQVKLIPATSSSEFNNSDRQHSSEDSEREAVNQRKLTNIVTSV, encoded by the exons ATGAGGGTCGACTGGAAGATGTTCCCCATGAAGCTCCATTACATCCTCCGATACgcag GGACGGGGCCGCTGATGCCGTTCCTCCCGGTCATCGCCCGCCAGAAGGGGGTATCGGACCATCTCGTGGGCATCATCTGGACTGTGATGCCCTTCTTCAG TCTCTTGGTGAAGACGTCGGCCGGGGCGCTGGCAGACTACCTGAGGGCCCACCGCGCCGTCTTCCTCACGAGTCTGATCATCATGACGGCAGCGCTGACGGGGATCTACTGGTCTCCTGCCATAGACCCTGAGGAACACCCGATCGCCAACGCCACCTGGGACGCCCCTGGCACCTCGGGGGATCGTCCTCCTCCGTGGGACGCCGTGAGGGACACCGACGTGGAAGGAACGAGCGTTGGTCTCTGCGGAGGAAATACGAGCGAGTGTCCGGGCGCTTCGCTGACACGCGTCG AGTTGCCAGCGAGTGAATTAGCGACGAGATATGAATTCTGGTTCCTGTTCTTCTGGCTCCTGCTGCAGTTCTGTGGCTACGTGGTGGTGCTCGACCTTCAGGAGGCTGTGTGCTTTCAGATGCTCG GCGACGCTCCTCACAGATACGGGCAACAGAGGCTGTGGGGAACGATTAGCTATGGTCTGGCTGCTGTGGCCGGCGGAGCTTTGGTCGATTGGTACTCCAAG GACCAAGACGAGAAGGACTACTGGCCGGCGCACGTAATGGTGGCCTTGTTCCTGGCGTTAGACGTGTTGGTGGTCGCGCGCCTCCGCTTCTCAGTCACCGACAAGAAGATCTCGAGGGCGGACGTGCACGAGGTCTTCCGCCGGCCTTCGGTGATGCTTACGGTG CTGACGACGGTGGTCCTCGGATTGTCCTGCGGGATGATAGGAACCTTCCACTTCCTTCTGGTGGAGGACGTGGCGGCTGCGTGGGACCCCGAGTTCTCCCACCTCAAGCTCCTTCAGGGTCTCATGCTCGGGGTGCAGTGTCTGGTGGCCGAGGTTCCCTGCCTCTTCCTGGCGG GCTGGCTCATCAAGAAAATAGGTTACGTCAACgccttcctgctctccctctcgacCTTCTGCCTCCGCCTGTGCCTCTACGCCGCCGTCACGAATCCCTGGTGGTTCCTGCCCATCGAGCTCCTCCATGGGGTGTCCTACGCCGTGGCCTTCGCCGGCGTGGCGTCCTACGCGAACAGCGTGACGCCCGAAGGAGCGGAGGCCACCATGCAAGCTATCTTCGGCGGCGTGTTCTTCGGCG gCACGGGCGTGGGCGGGCTTGTGGGCGGGTGGCTGTTCCATATTGTGGGCGGCTGGAGAGCGTTCTTGTTCGTGGGCGTGGGCAATGGTGTGTACGCGATGCTCTACTTGGCCGCCCATCTCGCGGTGAGGAGGCTgtggcccgcccgcccgccgccgcctCAGGGAGGAAAGAACTATG ACGAAACGAGGAGCACGGAAGAACCCGCTAGAGAGCAGCAGCTTTTGCTAAACGCAGCGCAAGTGAAGCTCATTCCCGCTACAAGTTCTTCGGAATTTAATAACAGTGACAGACAACATAGCAGTGAAGACAGTGAAAGAGAAGCAGTGAATCAACGTAAACTAACGAATATCGTAACGtcagtgtag